One Tolypothrix bouteillei VB521301 DNA window includes the following coding sequences:
- a CDS encoding TrbI/VirB10 family protein: MTTYQTPSHSFSDSEDTPYNSGDFQPEDSSDLEARMARLVGLEEESPSSSDGGEVPVRQPSLSEPQEPQELQTTQPLSSNPFAKLGLVGAATLTVVIVAGTFLTQLMSGTNNKPSSQNRSSITEAPPQPKPESRLEQLERENEALKSKLALTEQAAAVKAAQQQLRTLKPDTSRIAARSNPELASRDSSREKPRVIVQRIPASPVVRTVYRDRIVTVDRPVRAPQVAARTPTLPAELPPVPPPLGSSVEFTSPPTSDPLQEWSRLAKLGSYGQVSTPDNQNTSNATIASRPNDIPAPQPLVTPRPPVRIAPSETDSLVAQRRTKASKSTVVGSSAKATLVKGLYGSVNRGRENNSNNQVFVVQLREPLKAEDGSVVIPAKAELHTKVSSISEGGLVDLDVDKVIWQENGERVEKSVPQDALTVSGAGGRPPVATQYSGKGGSSIGRDVMLFAFGGAQKAGEIINRQRRTCRYEYINSNNDRDYICEDENQDNIAAAVADGGMRSIVPELTRRIQQTQSQRAQRTNIWYLPAGTKMEVRVDRATQF, from the coding sequence ATGACTACATACCAAACTCCCTCTCACTCTTTTAGTGATTCAGAAGATACCCCTTATAATTCGGGTGATTTTCAACCTGAAGACTCTTCCGATCTAGAAGCACGGATGGCAAGATTAGTTGGTTTGGAAGAAGAATCTCCATCTTCTTCTGACGGGGGTGAAGTTCCTGTAAGACAGCCATCCCTTTCTGAACCACAAGAACCACAAGAACTTCAAACAACTCAACCCCTATCGTCCAATCCCTTTGCCAAGTTGGGGTTGGTGGGGGCTGCTACTTTGACTGTAGTTATCGTCGCTGGTACGTTTTTGACACAGTTAATGAGCGGTACCAACAATAAGCCTAGCAGTCAAAATCGCAGTTCAATAACTGAAGCACCACCGCAACCCAAACCAGAATCACGCCTAGAGCAGCTTGAAAGAGAAAATGAAGCACTGAAATCAAAACTTGCTCTCACCGAACAAGCAGCAGCCGTCAAAGCAGCACAACAACAACTCAGAACCTTAAAACCAGACACCTCTCGAATTGCGGCGAGATCGAATCCAGAGTTGGCATCGCGAGATTCTTCCCGAGAAAAACCAAGGGTGATAGTACAAAGGATACCAGCCTCACCCGTAGTGAGAACTGTTTATCGAGATAGAATTGTAACAGTCGATCGCCCCGTTAGAGCGCCTCAAGTTGCAGCCAGAACACCGACTCTACCAGCCGAACTCCCACCAGTTCCGCCGCCACTTGGGTCATCTGTAGAATTTACTTCACCACCAACATCAGATCCCCTTCAGGAATGGTCAAGATTGGCGAAATTGGGTAGCTACGGTCAAGTATCTACTCCCGATAATCAAAATACCAGCAATGCAACAATCGCTAGCAGACCTAATGATATACCAGCACCACAACCTCTAGTCACTCCCAGACCTCCTGTTAGAATAGCGCCTTCAGAGACAGATAGCCTGGTAGCACAGAGGAGAACCAAAGCATCTAAATCGACAGTGGTAGGAAGTAGTGCCAAGGCTACTTTAGTCAAAGGTCTATATGGATCGGTCAATAGAGGTCGTGAGAACAATAGTAACAATCAAGTATTTGTGGTGCAACTTAGGGAACCATTAAAAGCTGAAGACGGTTCTGTCGTTATACCAGCAAAGGCAGAACTACACACTAAAGTGAGTTCTATTTCTGAAGGTGGGTTGGTAGATCTTGATGTAGATAAAGTGATCTGGCAAGAAAATGGCGAGCGTGTAGAAAAGAGTGTACCGCAAGATGCATTGACAGTTAGTGGGGCGGGTGGTAGACCTCCAGTGGCAACGCAGTATTCCGGTAAAGGAGGATCGTCTATCGGGCGTGATGTGATGCTATTTGCCTTTGGAGGTGCTCAAAAGGCGGGAGAAATTATTAACCGTCAAAGGAGAACGTGCCGTTATGAATACATAAATAGTAACAACGATCGCGATTATATTTGTGAGGATGAGAACCAAGACAATATTGCAGCTGCGGTTGCTGATGGTGGTATGAGATCTATCGTTCCGGAATTAACCCGACGCATTCAACAGACACAGTCTCAAAGAGCACAGAGAACTAATATTTGGTATCTACCAGCAGGCACAAAAATGGAAGTTAGAGTCGATCGAGCTACGCAATTTTAA